In Agromyces sp. Leaf222, the genomic window CGCGCGCTGCGCCTCGCGGCGGAAGGGCTCGCTCTCGACGAGCGCCTCGAGCTGTTCGATGCGCTCGCGACCGAGGAACGTGAACACCTTCAGGCGCCCGATGACGTCGGCGTCGTCGGTGTTGAGCCAGAACTGGTAGAAGCGGTACGGGCTGCACATGTCGGCGTCGAGCCAGATGGCGTTGCCCTCGCTCTTGCCGAACTTGGTGCCGTCGGAGTTCGTGATGAGCGGGGTGCCGATGGCGTGGGCGCTGCGGCCCTCGACGCGATGGATCAGGTCGGTGCCGCTCGTGAGGTTGCCCCACTGGTCGCTGCCACCGGTCTGCAGCACGCAGCCGTACTGACGGAAGAGCTCGAGGTAGTCGTAGCCCTGCAGGATCTGGTAGCTGAACTCGGTGTAGCTGATGCCGGCGTCGGAGTTGAGCCGCGAGGCGACCGCGTCTTTCTTGAGCATGGTGCCGACGCGGTAGTGCTTTCCGATCTCGCGCAGGAAGTCGATGGCGCTGAGCCCGGCGGTCCAGTCGAGGTTGTTCACCAGGCGAACGGCGTTCTCGCCGTCGGCCGAGAGGAAGCGGCTGACCTGCGCCTGCAGGCGGCCGACCCACTCGACCACGGTCTCCTTCGTGTTCAACGTGCGCTCGGCCGTGGGCCGAGGATCGCCGATGAGGCCGGTCGAACCGCCGACGAGGCCGAGCGGCTTGTGCCCGGCCAGCTGGAGCCGGCGCATCACGAGCAGCTGCACGAGGTTGCCGAGGTGCAGGCTCGGTGCGGTGGGGTCGAACCCGCAGTAATACGTGATCGGATCGCCGGCGAGGAGTTCTTTCAGGGCGGCTTCGTCGGTGGAGACGTGCACGAGGCCGCGCCAGCGGAGCTCCTCCCAGACGTCTGCGAATGAGTCGTCGTTGTGCTGGGATGCGAGGATCACGGGGTCTGACACCCAGCAAGGGTATCAGCGGGGCGAGCGACCGAAGTCAAGGTCTGAACCTAGAATTGCGTGTATCAATGATGTAGCCTTGAGCATCAAGATTCAATGTTCAGACATTGATCTGGGGAGGGCGACATGTTCGTGATCACCGCCGACCAGGTCGCCAGCCGGCGACAGGCCGACCGCGCAGGCGACCTGATCGCCCGCCTCGAGCGCACCCACGGCAACGCGCTGCTGCTGCCGCCCGATCAGACGGCCGGCGACGAGATCCAACTGCTCACCGCCTCGGCGGCGACCGCACTCGGCATCGTCCTCGACACCACCCGCGACGGGCGCTGGAGCGTCGGGCTCGGCGTCGGAGGGCTTCGCACTCCCCTGCCCGACGCCGCCCGAAAGGCGAGCGGCACCGCGTTCATCGCGGCGCGCGAGGCCGTGCAGGCGGCCAAGCGGGCCGACGGACGGTTCGCGCTTCGCGCGGCATCCGCCCCACCGGCCGAGATCGCGACCGACGGCCACCCGACGGAGACGATCGACGCGGCCGGCGCCGAGGCGCTCGTGCGCCTGCTCGTCCTCCTGCGGGAACGCCGCAGCGAGTTCGGATGGGAGGTCGTCGACCTCGCGCAGGCCGGTCACCGGCAGAAGGACATCGCGAGCGAACTCGCGATCAGCACCGCGGCGGTCAGCGCACGCCTGAAGGCTGCGATGTGGCGTGCGGAACGCGACGCGATCGCGCCGCTCGAGCAGGTGCTCGGAAGCCTCGACGCAGCCGTCGCGTCTGAACCGTCGGTCAGCCCCGCCAGGTGAGACGGGTCCGTCGCATCTGAACCGTCGAGCGCGTCTGCCGGAACGCGCCGAATCCGCGACCGCGCGTCGGCCCGGATCGCTACGCTGTTCGGAGCCGCTCCATTGGCCCTACTCCGAAGGAAGCCCGTGTTCGATCCCACCGCCGTCACGAACGCCATCGCCTCGATCATCCTGTTCCTCTCGCTCGCCGGCGCCGCCGCGTTCTCGGTGCTCGCGCACCTGCGCTATCGGGCCGCGTTCGTGTGGATCGCCGCCGGCGCCCTCGTCATCGCGCTGCTCAGCGCCTCGGCATTGACCGAACCGGCGCCCGGCGGCTTCGGTCCGCTCGCGACCGCGCTCGCATTCACGGCGGCCGTCTTCGGCGGCAGCCCCGCTGCGGCGACCGCGCTGCGGCTGGCCATGGGCTCGAGCGTCGCACCGGGCCTGCACGGCGGCATCATCGTCAGCGACAAGGCCACGACCACCGAAGAGCGTCAGGGCATCGTCGCCGCGCCGAAGCGCGAGGTGCTGCGAGGCGGACTCGTCATCGGATTCCTCGAGCGCATCGCGGTGGCCGGCTCGATCATCGCCGGCTTCCCCGAGGGCCTCGCGATCGTCGTCGCCGTCAAGGGCGTCGGCCGATTCACCGAGCTCGAGGCGCCCGAAGCGCGCGAGCGGTTCATCATCGGCACGCTCGCGAGCCTCATCTGGGCCTGCGCGGCGAGCCTCGTCGTCACGATCGCCGTGCACTGACGCGCGACGCACCTGCTCGCGGCGGGGCAGCGACTGCGACGACGACGGCGACCGCGTCGGACTCCACGCACTCGGCCGGCTCTGGCAGCCCGATTCCGCTCAGGCGTGCGACTTGGCGTGCCGGCGATACGGCGAGACGCCCGGGTCACCGGGCAGCCAGAATCGCCACGGATACGCGGCTCCCCCGCCCGCGCCGCTGACCCCCGTGCGCGGGCCCGCCTCGAACGCGAACGGTACCGTCGGCACCTCGAGCGAGAACGGCGACTCGAGCAGGTCGGCACCGCTCGCGGCCAACGGCACGCCGAGCGCGACGGCGAGCCTCGCCGGCCCGCGGGCGAGATCCCGATCGGATGCCGCGCCGCGCCGCTCTCGCGCGAGCTCGAGCCCCTCGACCACCGTCCCGCCGCGCACCAGCACGGCCGACGCCCGCCCCTCGACGCCCGCGACGACGTTGAGGCACGTGTGCATGCCGTAGGTGAAGTACGCGTAGAGGTGCGCGGGCGCGCCGAACATCACGGCCGTACGGCCGGTCATGCCTCGATGGGCGTGCGACCCCGGATCTTCACCGACGCCTCGGTAGGCCTCGACCTCCGAGATCCGCACCGCGACGCGGCCCGCGTCGGACGTGTACGAGAGCACGGCGCCGAGCAGCAGCGGCGCGAGCTCCACGGAGTCGCGCGCGAAGAACGCCCGCGAGGGCGCACGCCGGGCGCCGGACGCCGCGCCGCCCGGAGGCGGCACGGGGTCCGATGCGCCCGGCTTCGGCATCCGCTCGCTCAGTGCCCGGCGTCGGGGAGGCCGGCGACCAGGTGACGCACACGATCGGCGAGGCGTGCGAACTGGTCGGCGACCCTCGCCGGAGCGGTGCCGCTCACGCCGTCGCGGCTCGCGACGGACCCCTCGATCGTGAGCACCTCGCGCACGTCGGGCGTGAGGTGCGGCGAGATGGCGGCGAGCGCGGCGTCGTCGACCGCGTCGAGTTCGAGCGAATGCTCCTCGGCGTACCGCACGAGCGAGCCGGTGATCTCGTGCGCGTCGCGGAACGGCACATGGCGCTTCACGAGCCATTCGGCGACGTCGGTCGCGAGCGAGAAGCCGGCCGGGGCGAGCTCGGCCATGCGCTCGGTGTGGAACGTGAGGGTCGCGATCATGCCCGTGAACGCCGGCAGCAGCACCTCGAGGGTCTCCACCGAGTCGAAGACGGGTTCCTTGTCCTCTTGGAGGTCGCGGTTGTACGCGAGCGGCAGCGCCTTCAGCGTCGCGAGCAGCCCGGTCAGGTTGCCGATGAGCCGGCCCGACTTGCCGCGCGCGAGCTCGGCGATGTCGGGGTTCTTCTTCTGCGGCATGATCGACGAACCCGTCGAGTAGCCGTCGTGCAGCGTGACGAATCCGAACTCGCGCGTGTTCCAGAGGATGATCTCTTCGGCGATGCGCGAGAGGTCGATGCCGATCATCGCCGAGACGAACGCGAACTCCGCGACCACGTCGCGGCTGGCGGTGCCGTCGATCGAGTTCTCGGACGGCGAGGCGAGGCCGAGGTCGCGGGCGACGGAGGCCGCGTCGAGGCCGAGCGTCGACCCCGCGAGCGCACCGCCGCCGTAGGGCGAGACATCCGCTCGCTTGGTCCAGTCGACGAGTCGCTCGAGGTCGCGCGAGAGCGCCCACCCGTGTGCGAGGAGGTGGTGCGCGAGCAGCACGGGCTGCGCATGCTGCAGGTGCGTGCGGCCCGGCATGATCGCCGTGCGGTGCGCGTCGGCCTGCGCCGAGAGCGCGTCGATGAGGTGCACGAGCTGGCGGCCGATGACGGCGACGTGGTCCTTCAGGTAGAGGCGCACGAGCGTCGCGATCTGGTCGTTGCGGCTGCGACCCGCGCGGAGCTTGCCGCCGAGCTCGGGTCCGACGACGTCGATCAGGGCGGCCTCGAGGGCGCCGTGCACGTCTTCGTCGGACTCGGCCGCGACGAGGGTGCCGTTCGTCACGCGCGCCTCGAGGGCATCGAGGCCGGCGAGCATCGCGTCGAGCTCGCCCGCATCGAGGTACCCGGCCGCCGAGAGCGCGCGAGCGTGCGCGCGCGACCCGGCGATGTCGTAGGGAGCGAGCTGCCAGTCGAAGTGCGTCGACTTCGAGAGCGCCTGCAGTTCGGGCGACGGCCCGCTCGCGAACCGGGCACCCCAGAGCGAGCCCTCGTTCGTGCCGTGCTGGTCGTCGGTGCCGGGGGTCCCGGGCGTCTCGGCGGTCATCGTGCGTCCTCCTGGTGGGCGAGCAGCCAGGCCAGCAGGGCCTTCTGCGCGTGCAGTCGATTCTCGGCCTCGTCCCACACGACCGACCGGGGTCCGTCGATGACGGACGCCTCGACCTCGTAGCCGCGGTAGGCGGGCAGGCAGTGCAGGAAGATCGCGCCGTCGGCCGCCTCGGCCATGAGCGCATCGTCGACGCCGTAGCCGGCGAACTCCGCGACGCGCTCGGCCTTCTCGGCCTCCTGGCCCATCGAGATCCAGGTGTCGGTGACCACGACGTCGGCCTCGGCGACGGCCTCGTGCGGGTTCGTCGTGACGAGCACCGATCCGCCCGTCGTCGCGGCGATGCGGCGGGCGTCGTCGACGATGTCGGCGCGAGGCGGGTAGCCGGCGGGCGACCCGACGCGCACGTGCATGCCGGCGGTCGCACCGGCAAGCAGGTACGAGTGCGACATGTTGTTGGCTCCGTCGCCGACATAGGCGAGCGACCGGCCGGCGAGGTCGCCGAAGCGTTCCTTGATCGTCAGCAGGTCGGCCAGCAGCTGGCACGGGTGGAAGTCGTCGGAGAGCGCGTTGACGACCGGCACGGTCGTGCCGGCGGCCATCTCTTCGAGCCCGGACTGCGCGAACGTGCGCCAGACGATCGCGGCGACCATGCGCTCGAGCACTCGGGCCGTATCGGCGACGGACTCCTTGCCGCCGAGCTGGCTGTCGCTCGACGAGACGATGAGCGGGGAACCGCCGAGGTCGGAGATGCCGACCGAGAACGAGATGCGCGTGCGCGTCGAGGTCTTGTCGAAGAAGACGGCGACCGTCTGCGGCCCCTCGAGCGGGCGCTCGGCGAATCGGTCGGCCTTCAGGCGCAGGGCGAGGTCGAGCACCTCGGCCTGCTCGGCCGGGGTGAGATCGTCGTCACGGAGGAAGTGGCGGGTCATGTCGTGTGTGTTCCGTTCGGTGGGTCGGCTGCGCCGACGCGTCGGTTCGGGTCAGGATGCCGCGTGCGCGACGTCGTCGAGCGCTGCGGCGAATCGGTCTGCGAAGGTGTCGATCTCGACGTCGCCGATGATGAGCGGTGGCGCGAGCCGGATCGTCACGTCGTTGGCGGCGTTCACGATGAGGCCGCGCTCGAGCGCCGCGTCGACGATGCGGCCCGCGATGGGCTCGGTGAGCCCCACGCCGATGAGGAGTCCGCGGCCGCGCGTCGCCGAGACGAGCGGCGAGCCGATCGCCTCGATGCGTGCGCGCACCTCCGGCCCGCGGCGAGCCGCGTTGCCGACGAGGTCGGCGCGCTCGATCTCGCCGAGCACCGCGTTGGCCACGGCCGTGGCGAGCGGGTTGCCCCCGAAGGTCGACCCGTGCTGGCCCTTCGAGTAGAGGTCGGATGCCGCGCCGAACGTCACGAGTCCGCCGATCGGGATGCCGCCGCCGATGCCCTTGGCCACGGTGATGGCGTCGGGCGTGATGCCGGCGTGCTGGAAGCCGAACCACTCGCCGGTGCGCCCGGCGCCGGTCTGGATCTCGTCGACGATGAGGAGCGCGCCGTGTCGGCGGGTGAGCTCGCGGGCGGCCTCGAGGTAGCCGTCGGGGAGCTCGACGACGCCGGCCTCGCCCTGGATGGGTTCGACGATGAGGGCGGCGACGGCGTCGTCGATCGACGCCTCGAGTGCCTCGATCGTGCCCGGGATGTGCTCGACGCCGCCCGCGAGGGGTTCGAACGCCTCGCGCATGTGCGGCTTGCCGGTGAGGGCGAGCGAGCCCATGGTCCGGCCGTGGAACGCGTCGACCAGGGCGAGCACCCGGGTGCGCGCACCGCCGGAGTTGTTGAGCCGAGCGAGCTTGAACGCGGCCTCGTTGGCCTCGGCGCCCGAGTTGCCGAACCACGCACGGCCGTTCTCGCCCGCGCCGGCCAGGCGCACGATGCGCTCGGCCAGCTCGAGCGCCGGCTCGGTCGTGAAGTAGTTCGAGACGTGCGCGAGGGTCGCGGCCTGCCGGCTGACGGCCTCGACGAACACGGGATGCGCGTGCCCGAGCGAGTTGACGGCGATGCCCGCGAGGAAGTCGAGGTACTCGTTCCCCTCGTCGTCCCAGACGTATGCGCCCTCGCCGTGGTCGAGCTTGCGGAGCGGCATGCCGATGGAGCGCATGACGCGACGGTCGAAACGCTGCTGCCAGGCGCTCATGCGGCCACCACCTCGGTTCCGATGCCCGCGGGCGTGAAGATCTCGAGCAGGATCGAGTGCGGCACGCGTCCGTCGATGATCGCCGCTTTCGCGACGCCGCCCTCGACGGCCTCGAGGCAGGCCGCCATCTTCGGGATCATGCCCGACTCGAGCTTCGGCAGGAGCGCTGCGAGCTCGGCCGAGTCGATCTGGGAGACGAGCGAGTCGCGGTTCGGCCAATCGTGGTAGAGACCCGCGACGTCGGTCAGCACGACGAGCTTCGCCGCGCCGAGGGCGACCGCGAGCGCGGCGGCCGCCGAATCGGCGTTCACGTTCAGCGACTGGCCCGAATGGTCGGCATCGGGGGCGATCGACGAGACCACGGGGATGCGGCCGGCTTCGAGCTGGGCGATGACCGCGGCCGGGTCGACCTCGACGACGTCGCCGACCTGGCCGAGGTCCACCTCGACGCCGTCGACGACGACCCCGCGACGGCGGCCGCGGAAGAGGCCGGCGTCCTCGCCGGAGAGGCCGATGGCGAGCGGGCCGTGCTCGTTCACGAGGGAGACGAGCTCGCGGTTCACCTGGCCGGAGAGCACCATGCGCACCACGTCCATCGCCTCGGGCGTGGTGACCCGGTAGCCGCCCCGGAACTCGCTCTCGATGCCGAGACGATCGAGCATCGAGGAGATCTGCGGGCCGCCTCCGTGCACGACGACGGGCTTGATGCCCGCGTAGCGGAGGTAGACCATGTCTTCGGCGAAGGCTCGCTGCAGTTCGGGGCTCACCATCGCGTTGCCGCCGAACTTCACGACCACGGTCTCGCCGTGGAAGCGCTTCAGCCACGGCAGGGCGTCGATGAGCACGTGGGCCTTGGCCGAGGCCGACGACTCGGCATCGGCGGTCTCTGTCTGTGCGCGCGTCTGCATCATCAGCTCGCGTACGCGCTGTTCTCGTGCACGTAGTCGTGCGTGAGGTCGTTGGTCAGGATGATGGCGGATGCCTCGCCCGCATGCAGCTCGATGAGCACGTGCGTGGCGCGCGGCGTCAGGTCGACGGCCTCGCGGGGCTGGTCGGGCCGCCCGGCGTGGCAGACCCGCACGCCGTTCATCGACACGTCGACGAGGTACGGGTCGAACGGCGCCTGCGTCGTGCCGATCGCCGCCAGCACCCGGCCCCAGTTCGGGTCGTTGCCGAAGATCGCGGCCTTGAAGAGGTTGTTG contains:
- the tyrS gene encoding tyrosine--tRNA ligase — encoded protein: MSDPVILASQHNDDSFADVWEELRWRGLVHVSTDEAALKELLAGDPITYYCGFDPTAPSLHLGNLVQLLVMRRLQLAGHKPLGLVGGSTGLIGDPRPTAERTLNTKETVVEWVGRLQAQVSRFLSADGENAVRLVNNLDWTAGLSAIDFLREIGKHYRVGTMLKKDAVASRLNSDAGISYTEFSYQILQGYDYLELFRQYGCVLQTGGSDQWGNLTSGTDLIHRVEGRSAHAIGTPLITNSDGTKFGKSEGNAIWLDADMCSPYRFYQFWLNTDDADVIGRLKVFTFLGRERIEQLEALVESEPFRREAQRALANEVTTLVHGADATAAVIAASEALFGQGDLSALDEATLESALRELPNTTTSPDTPVAQLLVDTGLVKSVGEGRRAIAQGGVSLDNVKIEDQTATIEGRVAPGGMAVLRRGKKTLAGIFVL
- a CDS encoding acetylornithine transaminase, yielding MSAWQQRFDRRVMRSIGMPLRKLDHGEGAYVWDDEGNEYLDFLAGIAVNSLGHAHPVFVEAVSRQAATLAHVSNYFTTEPALELAERIVRLAGAGENGRAWFGNSGAEANEAAFKLARLNNSGGARTRVLALVDAFHGRTMGSLALTGKPHMREAFEPLAGGVEHIPGTIEALEASIDDAVAALIVEPIQGEAGVVELPDGYLEAARELTRRHGALLIVDEIQTGAGRTGEWFGFQHAGITPDAITVAKGIGGGIPIGGLVTFGAASDLYSKGQHGSTFGGNPLATAVANAVLGEIERADLVGNAARRGPEVRARIEAIGSPLVSATRGRGLLIGVGLTEPIAGRIVDAALERGLIVNAANDVTIRLAPPLIIGDVEIDTFADRFAAALDDVAHAAS
- the argF gene encoding ornithine carbamoyltransferase — translated: MTRHFLRDDDLTPAEQAEVLDLALRLKADRFAERPLEGPQTVAVFFDKTSTRTRISFSVGISDLGGSPLIVSSSDSQLGGKESVADTARVLERMVAAIVWRTFAQSGLEEMAAGTTVPVVNALSDDFHPCQLLADLLTIKERFGDLAGRSLAYVGDGANNMSHSYLLAGATAGMHVRVGSPAGYPPRADIVDDARRIAATTGGSVLVTTNPHEAVAEADVVVTDTWISMGQEAEKAERVAEFAGYGVDDALMAEAADGAIFLHCLPAYRGYEVEASVIDGPRSVVWDEAENRLHAQKALLAWLLAHQEDAR
- the argH gene encoding argininosuccinate lyase, yielding MTAETPGTPGTDDQHGTNEGSLWGARFASGPSPELQALSKSTHFDWQLAPYDIAGSRAHARALSAAGYLDAGELDAMLAGLDALEARVTNGTLVAAESDEDVHGALEAALIDVVGPELGGKLRAGRSRNDQIATLVRLYLKDHVAVIGRQLVHLIDALSAQADAHRTAIMPGRTHLQHAQPVLLAHHLLAHGWALSRDLERLVDWTKRADVSPYGGGALAGSTLGLDAASVARDLGLASPSENSIDGTASRDVVAEFAFVSAMIGIDLSRIAEEIILWNTREFGFVTLHDGYSTGSSIMPQKKNPDIAELARGKSGRLIGNLTGLLATLKALPLAYNRDLQEDKEPVFDSVETLEVLLPAFTGMIATLTFHTERMAELAPAGFSLATDVAEWLVKRHVPFRDAHEITGSLVRYAEEHSLELDAVDDAALAAISPHLTPDVREVLTIEGSVASRDGVSGTAPARVADQFARLADRVRHLVAGLPDAGH
- a CDS encoding DNA-3-methyladenine glycosylase; translation: MPKPGASDPVPPPGGAASGARRAPSRAFFARDSVELAPLLLGAVLSYTSDAGRVAVRISEVEAYRGVGEDPGSHAHRGMTGRTAVMFGAPAHLYAYFTYGMHTCLNVVAGVEGRASAVLVRGGTVVEGLELARERRGAASDRDLARGPARLAVALGVPLAASGADLLESPFSLEVPTVPFAFEAGPRTGVSGAGGGAAYPWRFWLPGDPGVSPYRRHAKSHA
- the argB gene encoding acetylglutamate kinase, producing the protein MQTRAQTETADAESSASAKAHVLIDALPWLKRFHGETVVVKFGGNAMVSPELQRAFAEDMVYLRYAGIKPVVVHGGGPQISSMLDRLGIESEFRGGYRVTTPEAMDVVRMVLSGQVNRELVSLVNEHGPLAIGLSGEDAGLFRGRRRGVVVDGVEVDLGQVGDVVEVDPAAVIAQLEAGRIPVVSSIAPDADHSGQSLNVNADSAAAALAVALGAAKLVVLTDVAGLYHDWPNRDSLVSQIDSAELAALLPKLESGMIPKMAACLEAVEGGVAKAAIIDGRVPHSILLEIFTPAGIGTEVVAA